From Parambassis ranga chromosome 9, fParRan2.1, whole genome shotgun sequence, the proteins below share one genomic window:
- the LOC114442022 gene encoding LMBR1 domain-containing protein 2-B-like, whose translation MSGAALAVVVVVVFFLALYLLHRYGDLRKQQRMVLLGTLLSWYLCFLIVFILPLDVSTTIYKQCLLENSNRSTPSKQAKPSSSLHPSVSVPKVCEEPWSYIPDGVLPVFWRVVYWTSQFLTWLLLPFMQSYARSGAFTKIGKIKTALIENGIYYGTYLLIFISLLIYVIAHLRWTFTWTEFQTICITAANSWGLFLLVLLLGYGLVEIPRSYWLSSSHVYLLAKSYFKVAKMATEKAAAEENLADVMEEVATIHESVRYNHVFRKFVDTILTKCPTVYQEEMGRNVQSSRVEHNTLPTKRSLNNLHKKVISAVQRYNQTQVQWSILLDQAFHLEDVAKSQSSPLRRFTHSFSSADYSWIRRFFYNSTIEWYWECVFRQGFCRLLAVLLCLLSAAVVWSECTFFSTNPVLSLFAVFIQMAEKQYNYICIEMACFVSILFMCVCVYSTVFRIRFFNYYYLVPHHQTDAYSLQFSGMLFCRLTPPLCLNFLGLIHMDSAISHQDRIQTSYTSIMGSMRVLSFISDGFYIYYPMLVLLLCFATFYNLGSRCLNLLGFPQYMTDDDLTSDLVDEGRELIRRERRKRQKAQDGENRRWAWREQYGVQGAMGQTRVGYTELRDNQSSPETETKTSGVTFTRRDVNTDEQQTSLLHDNSSDDGSPNRRSTGGRYLSLSPSSRTGIFDDV comes from the exons ATGAGTGGTGCTGCGCTGgctgttgtggttgtagtggTGTTCTTCTTGGCCCTCTACCTCCTCCATCGCTATGGAGATCTGCGGAAGCAGCAGCGGATGGTCCTGTTGGGGACGTTGCTGTCCTGGTACCTGTGCTTCCTCATCGTCTTCATTCTGCCACTTGATGTCAGCACG ACCATCTACAAGCAGTGTCTTCTTGAGAATTCAAACCGCTCTACTCCATCAAAACAGGCCAAACCCAGCTCGTCTCTTCATCCATCTGTAAG TGTACCAAAGGTGTGTGAGGAGCCTTGGAGCTATATCCCAGATGGTGTCCTACCAGTGTTTTGGAGGGTTGTATACTGGACCTCCCAGTTCCTTACATG GCTGCTGTTGCCCTTCATGCAGTCTTATGCACGGTCAGGAGCTTTCACTAAGATTGGAAAGATTAAAACAGCCCTCATTGAAAATGGAATCTATTATGGCACCTACCTCCTtatcttcatctctctgctcatcTATGTGATTGCTCATCTACGGTGGACATTTACATG GACGGAGTTCCAGACTATTTGTATTACAGCTGCCAATAGCTGGGGTCTCTTCCTTCTGGTGCTGTTGCTAGGCTACGGCCTAGTGGAGATTCCACGTTCCTATTGGCTGTCTTCTTCCCATGTATACTTGCTAGCCAAGAGCTACTTTAAGGTGGCAAAAATGGCGACTGAAAAGGCAGCGGCAGAGGAGAACTTAGCAGATGTCATGGAG gAGGTGGCCACCATCCATGAATCCGTTAGGTACAATCATGTTTTCAGGAAATTTGTGGACACGATTTTGACAAAG TGCCCCACTGTGTACCAAGAAGAGATGGGAAGAAATGTGCAAAGTTCTCGTGTGGAACACAATACCTTACCCACCAAAAGAAGCCTAAATAACCTTCATAAAAAA gtgatCTCTGCAGTGCAGAGGTACAATCAGACTCAGGTTCAATGGTCCATACTGTTAGATCAGGCCTTTCATCTAGAGGATGTAGCTAAAAGTCAGAGCAGCCCGCTCAGACGCTTCACCCACAGCTTCTCTTCTGCAGACTACAGCTGGATCCGTCGGTTTTTCTACAATTCAACCATAG AGTGGTACTGggagtgtgtgttcaggcagGGGTTCTGCAGGCTGCTGGCAGtgctcctgtgtctcctctctgcagcggTGGTCTGGTCTGAGTGCACGTTCTTCAGCACAAaccctgtcctctctctgtttgcTGTCTTTATTCAGATGGCTGAAAAACAGTACAACTACATTTGCATTGAG ATGGCGTGTTTTGTCAGTATCCTCTTCATGTGCGTGTGCGTCTACTCCACGGTGTTCAGGATACGATTTTTCAACTACTATTACCTGGTGCCTCATCACCAGACTGATGCTTACAGCCTGCAGTTCAGTGGCAT GTTGTTTTGTCGTCTTACTCCTCCTCTGTGCCTCAACTTTCTGGGCCTGATCCACATGGACTCTGCTATCTCACATCAGGACAGAATCCAGACATCCTACACCTCT atcATGGGCTCCATGCGTGTTCTGTCTTTCATATCTGACGGGTTCTACATCTATTATCCCATGCTGGTGTTGCTGCTCTGCTTTGCTACGTTTTACAA TCTGGGCTCTCGCTGTTTAAACCTCCTGGGTTTCCCTCAGTACATGACTGATGATGACTTGACATCAGACCTTGTGgatgaaggcagagaacttATCAGAAGAG aaagaagaaaaagacagaaagctCAGGACGGAGAGAATCGAAGATGG GCTTGGAGGGAGCAATATGGAGTCCAGGGGGCCATGGGGCAGACCAGAGTGGGTTACACAGAGTTAAGGGATAACCAGAGCAGCCCTGAAACAGAGACCAAGACAAGTG GCGTTACATTTACTAGaagagatgtaaacacagatgagcagcagacaaGTTTACTGCATGACAACTCAAGTGATGACGGGTCACCAAACAGAAG ATCCACAGGAGGCCGCTACCTGTCTCTGTCGCCTTCTTCTCGAACTGGTATCTTTGATGACGTATGA